The Neodiprion pinetum isolate iyNeoPine1 chromosome 5, iyNeoPine1.2, whole genome shotgun sequence genome segment CTAACCCTAAGTATCTCATCGCCAACTGTGATTATCCAGCTGGCGAACTCGTTTGCACATAGGCCGCGCGGTGGCAGCACCGTTCGGGTCGCAACAAGACTACGCAAAATCACTGTCTTCCTGCCGAGCCGCGGTATGTGTCCGTGGCGCTACCTCGACGCGACCCGGCGTACCAGGACGATGACAGTACAAACTCCAAGCATACGATCGGGTACCCGGCATGCCGCACGGCTCGATATCTAGGCAGCAGGGCTTTGAGGTGAACTTTGTTATAATTTCAGGGGAATCCCAAATAACAGAAACTCGACGCCATGTTGGGTGAATGTAATACACGACGCGACGGCAGAACAGCAGTGCCGCCGTGATTGTATTGGCGTCTGGTGTGAAGAGTCAGGGTTAATTTTTAGCCTCTTCGAATTGGggcatgaataaaaatggagtTATTACAATGTGCTGTAACTTCAAATAACTTTGGATTGCGGAAAAAATTCCCATGGAGTATACGTCAAGACGGAGATGTCGACCCAAAAATCGACGGCAGGAACCTACGGTCCAATGAAATAGAGTTCTTAGCTGAGCGTTTGGGCAGCCAAATATCCGTCACAGAAGGCACCTTCATAGGTAGAATTGAAAACCCTTGCTTATGGTCTCGCTACGTACTACACTACGAGGAAATGAAGGCAAACTTGACAGCTAGCAAAGTTACAGAGCACATCGTTGTTCATGCCACCTCGATATCGGCTGCGTACGAAATAGCAGGTAAAGCAAACAAAGTTCATGTGCGCGTTGTTTTTGTCATTTCTGTTGCAAACTTGTTATGCCCAGCTCTATGTGTATTTTCGCAAAGAGTATCTGAACAATATGTTTGCGTTAATTAGTAAAagcataataataaaaacgaaaccaAATCATCCAATCAAACAACATTGCCCatgacatttttattcattaccTTGTTGGTGACATATTTCAGACAACAACTTTGACTGGAGGCTTGTAAAGCGTTATCGCTTTGGTCAGGGTGTTAGCTTTGCCAAAGATGTGGACTATGCCGCTTCTCAAGCAACAAGAAAAGGTGCCTACATTATTGCTGGAATTCTTGTTGCTGCAAGTAAAATAGGGAACTTCGGAACCCAAATACCACCTGGCACTTTCGATACTACGACGAATAAAGCAAAGAGTGTTTACGTTAAATATTACGACAATGACTTTTATCCCTACTACATAGCTTACTGAGaagattttacaaaaaactGTATGACATCACGATTActttgtgtaaaattttaagaaatctATTGTATACACCCAAAGTCACAATGGCttgagatttaaaaaaaagaatggtcGAATGTTAGAAggatcaaaatataaaattttcaaagatgaaaaaactaaattgtaatattatacaagtTTCAAGGGTCCCAGTATAGAAAGTCGAAATACAGAACGACAAAACATAAAACGGCAGAATCTAGAATCTGTACACGGTTTTATACAATAGAGATGAATTCTGACAATTCTATATTTTGGTATTCCatactttgaattttctattttttaactCTCCATACTTCGACTTTCTACATTTCATagttttataaattaaattttcgcttCCGCAAATATTCGATATTGTGGCCCTTCTATTTCTTGATCTATCTATATTTTTACCCCCACCCAGTCACAATTCATTAATTATTGTGGTGATCATAGTATCTAGATTAGACCTGTCCTTAAGAAgggcaaaatcgaattttaatggtCTTACCCCCCAAATtggttcgaaataattcaaaaaaaatgtccgaatttttaaaaatttttccctccaTATTTACCCACGCCTAggaagccttactttttcccataagaaaagcattggtttttcgggatttttaatcgttttatTACCGCTGCCGTAATTATCAGctaaaaaatcgcaaattctcagaaaatgtTGACAGTTATATTACCTTTTAGTCCAATTTTTTAGAATTCGATACAAGCATTTTTGGTCTAGATCAATCACATCTTCATTCTCTGTATGTTGCGAAAAACGCGGAAAAAAGTCGATTGATCTAGCCCAAAAATGCTTGTatcgaattccaaaaaattggaCGAAAAGGTAACAACTGTCAacattttctgagaatttgcgattttttagCTGATAATTACAGCAGCGgtaaaaaaacgattaaaaatcccGAAAAACCAATGCTTCTCTTatgggaaaaagtaaggcttccTAGGTGTGGGTAAATAtggatggaaaattttttaagaattcggacattttttttgaattatttcgaaccaATTTGGGGGGTAAGaccattaaaattcgatttcgcCTTCTTAAGGACAGGTCTAATCTACATATACtatttagatatttttttaattatgcAATTATACTTAAACTCTGTGATAGTGTCcgcattgtgatcgaagtttctcTATAGAAATAACattgtcaaaactttttttcatagtATATATTCTATTGTAAAAGTGataatgttccaaaaaaaaatattgcctTCGAAACACGAGTCGGTTGACTTAAGCTACCCGACAAAATTTAACttgacaaaaattattcaaaatagtAAGAAATACCGATAGTCAGAAGTCACAGATAGAAAAGTTAGTTGGATATTTTGATTAAcctatttattatataatctctttatgtatatataaatatttcgtaTGTTTATCAATTGCATAGATTATGCATATTttaatgagataaaaataataaaaaacaaactcttcaaatttcattttgatacTTGCTTCATCCTAACTTACAGGCTGTATAAGTTATCTCTATATATAAAGGAACAAGTACGATCCGCACAGCCCAAACCCTTTGACCtagaaacttgaaatttagAATGCATATTCCCCTCGGAACATAAGCACCCACTAAGAAGCGATTTTTAGAAATTCGAACCCTAAGGGGGTAAAAAGTGGTTAAATGTGATTTTTACGGATTCGACGATATCTCTGCACATAGATGAGACATCGACTTGGTTTTTGATTCAAACAGTTCATAATATAAATACTTAAAAAGTACTTTCtgcgtttttcgaaatttagaCAATAAGGGGTTGAAAAGCGGTTGATCGTgaggcgcgaagcgcgcaggcgCGGAGCCCCTAGTTCATCTATATTTGACATTCGGAATTTTTCCGCAATACGGTTGATTCTACGTACTAgtagaattttgaaagaagtgattttttttcaatcttccgAAAGTCTGAAGTATGAAGTACAAATATTACGTtaaaattttatgacaaaattcaagaaattcCTCAAGCTCGCGTTAGTCATTCTTTTGCTCAACGATAATCCAGCGGCTGATTCGCCAGGCCTGCGGAATGTTGAGCGGCCCGACAGAGCTACCAATTCCGCTGAAACGAGTCCAGTGGCATTTTAATAGTTAGCATCTGCTGATGCAAGGGTAAGGGTCACAGTTTTTATAAAGCGTCAGTCTACCTTTAATTGGCAGCagtaaacaatatttttttgcgcGTGccaatattacaaaaattaaaaagtaaaatagaaACTAGGAAAATGTACCAGTAAAATCGCAAGAGTGGACAGAGTGAGAAGGCTTGCAAACTTCGCAATGACTGGcccaaaaaagaaaacgaccTGTAACATAGCCAAAAAGACGATAATTACGGCAGTTCAGCTTAAGccaaaaaatacgaaaattgaTTGATTCAAAACTAAACGTTAACggaataaaacgaaaataaatattggttttgttgttataaattttatgaCCATTTTTTCGTTCACGTGAAATGAACAAGAGAATATGGACGACGAACACACTATAATAACAAAAAGCTGTACTCGTGGTCTAGGATTCAAAATGCAAATAAAGTGTTCTTTTTGTCCCCAATACTGGCATACGAAATTGGCATCTAGCAATGGCTTTGCTATGCGAATGAATACTCCGATTGAAAGGAAATTTCTGGTACAATGGACCACCTCCAGTGTAGCACACTgtgattgtgaaaaatattgtgacCGCTTCGGAATCAGTACGAAAAATCATTTGTTGGTCAAtggtgtagaaaaaaaagatattgccgaaaaaaaatgttgtgaCATGGACTTTTGATGCAAACGAAAAAAGCATTTCAGCAGCAGCATGGATAATTCAGCAAACGAGTCATGGAGCTCGAATGAGTGCTCGAGCAGCAACGAATGTGAAATTAAGACGCCAAGCAACAAGAGATTCGAGTGGATACCTAGAAACCGAGACGTGATAATGGTAAGTATAACACTGAACCTAATATGAACGTGGCTAAAAAATTGGTTATTCAAGTGAATTCGTAGAACCCGATATTGTGATTGTTAAACTGGCTAAAAAAATTGGCCTTACCAAAATTTAATTATGAAACTCGCCTAGCGTATAGTAAGAATGACTGGAGCAAACGGCAATCTGGCCTTATGTCGTTGTATGTTTCAGTTATGTTTATGGCTTCATcccgaaattttattaccatacAGCCATTGTTTCTGTGTCAGAAAAATTGATGATTGGACGAATTGAATAGCGAACTGATAGCGAATCGAGGAAATCATGAAATTAGACGAATTTGATCTATTTATCTCTGGGATGCCAAAAAATCTTCGCACGCTTCTAACTATTGTAAAACGGTAACCCCGTAAACTACTCAACTCCCCTAAAAAGGTAATCAAAGCTTAGGATAAGGCTATGGAACGCATCTGGAACTGGATCTGGTTTTGATTGTCCATATTATTATGATAGCAATATTTGTCCGTAAAAGGTCCGTTTGCAATGTACGAGTATTTGCAATATAGCCAACTATACTGGCATGCTTAAAATTTGTCGGgacacggaaaaaaaatatattgaaacaaataaataagtgCGCCTGAAAATATGCAAGTTATCAATACAATACGACCAAGAGAAAATTATACGGCAgagtttttaataattaaaacgtTAAGCCACCTTAAGCCCGCGACAATAACAACGATTTCGGGAACTCCCACAGCACAAATGAACACAGGAATTTATTACTCTACTTTGGAATAACGATTCCGCGATGGGAAATCCAAAAATTATACTCATATCCATAAAAGAACAGGGCTCATGTTATATAAACAGTTACTGTGTTTATGACAATACATGACTAATGCAATGCTTGTGTGCGCTTCTACCGTACAGCTTGGCGTAGCGAATACTGCAAGAAATTGGCATGTGCATGCAATAATATAACATATAATTTCTTCATTGTCTGAGTTTTCTGTCACAAATATCGACAAGTTGGGTCAATATTTTgatagaaaatattataaaagactTGGGTAAAATGTAGAAGTATAAAAGCAGAAGTTCTGGTGTGTGCTTCATTAGTTACTCTAGGAGCAATTAAGAGCAGCTC includes the following:
- the LOC124220729 gene encoding protein mono-ADP-ribosyltransferase PARP12-like, with amino-acid sequence MELLQCAVTSNNFGLRKKFPWSIRQDGDVDPKIDGRNLRSNEIEFLAERLGSQISVTEGTFIGRIENPCLWSRYVLHYEEMKANLTASKVTEHIVVHATSISAAYEIADNNFDWRLVKRYRFGQGVSFAKDVDYAASQATRKGAYIIAGILVAASKIGNFGTQIPPGTFDTTTNKAKSVYVKYYDNDFYPYYIAY